The following coding sequences lie in one Rutidosis leptorrhynchoides isolate AG116_Rl617_1_P2 chromosome 4, CSIRO_AGI_Rlap_v1, whole genome shotgun sequence genomic window:
- the LOC139841935 gene encoding uncharacterized protein, which produces MQIPNVLQFTWSWSRLPSRRTEIELIELQKMLIDYSFIHSESDSWSCNLQPNGLFSVENLTHQIDGKLQCKQSGMNKTMSNKLLPQKICIFVWRVMLRRIPVRVELDKCGIDLDSLRCSVCNDNIETVEHILIDYAFAKDLWERVSRWWNSSIPIHSSLEERFKGIRGNVNPNLTNTSSVFRQAIEWVCGYVIWQNRNHVIIRKKKGNGPLALMEIQTRSFEWLSSRSKKVKIYWNQWLLNPSYFGDLGWHQRYFSSID; this is translated from the coding sequence ATGCAGATACCAAACGTGCTGCAATTTACTTGGAGTTGGTCTCGATTGCCTTCAAGAAGAACAGAAATCGAACTCATCGAACTTCAAAAGATGCTGATTGATTACAGCTTTATTCACAGTGAATCAGACTCATGGAGCTGCAATCTTCAACCGAATGGTTTGTTCTCTGTTGAAAATTTGACTCATCAAATCGACGGAAAGCTTCAATGCAAACAATCAGGTATGAACAAAACTATGTCTAACAAATTGCTACCTCAAAAGATATGCATCTTCGTATGGCGTGTAATGTTGCGAAGAATACCCGTTCGAGTGGAATTGGACAAATGTGGTATAGATCTTGATTCACTGAGATGCTCGGTCTGTAATGATAATATTGAAACAGTCGAACATATATTAATCGATTATGCTTTTGCAAAAGATCTATGGGAAAGGGTATCGCGCTGGTGGAACTCATCTATACCGATTCACTCGAGCTTGGAGGAAAGATTCAAAGGAATAAGAGGTAATGTGAATCCAAACTTAACGAATACATCTTCTGTCTTTCGGCAAGCAATCGAATGGGTGTGCGGGTATGTAATTTGGCAAAATAGAAATCATGTCATTATTCGGAAGAAAAAAGGTAATGGACCTCTAGCATTAATGGAGATTCAAACTAGATCATTCGAATGGTTATCAAGTCGATCGAAGAAAGTCAAGATTTATTGGAATCAATGGTTATTAAACCCGAGCTATTTTGGAGATCTTGGCTGGCATCAAAGATATTTTTCAAGTATAGATTAG